A part of Bacillus thuringiensis genomic DNA contains:
- a CDS encoding PDZ domain-containing protein — protein sequence MVVNGFVEAWIFEIMRAVGRFFLHPAVYVFLISSIFVGYLRMLRERKDFSFKVYDIWFELRTSLFAGVGYGLIVSIITIGLGLVVSKASLWIILFWTLLFGLTAMYRYLSAAYTFSIAIVCVLLSSKLPVSFLQLGEGEESTIVSLAILLGVMLVVEGLLISKNAVGYSTPKIRKGKRGLKIGLHESKRLWIVPIFILVPGDAVTQFISWWPVVSIGSDTYSLFLVPFLIGFMRKIRSYEPTEALLFTGRRVYGLAGIVLVLGIASYWWHVLAIIAMGVAMLGRFTISMQEKIADETRPAYFAARNDGLVVLDTIPNTIGAELNLLPGEVITKVNGVIPGSAEEFYDALQTKTTGAFCKLEVLDTNGELRLAQTALYAGGHHELGIVFVQQEHEWDSEAM from the coding sequence ATGGTGGTGAATGGGTTCGTGGAGGCATGGATTTTTGAAATAATGCGGGCAGTTGGACGTTTTTTCTTACACCCTGCTGTCTATGTATTTTTAATAAGTAGTATCTTCGTTGGATACTTACGTATGTTACGAGAACGAAAGGATTTTTCCTTTAAAGTTTATGATATTTGGTTTGAACTGCGAACATCTCTATTTGCGGGAGTTGGATACGGATTAATCGTATCTATTATTACAATTGGACTTGGCCTTGTCGTTTCCAAAGCGAGCTTATGGATCATCTTATTTTGGACGTTATTATTTGGATTAACTGCTATGTATCGATATTTATCAGCAGCTTATACATTTAGTATCGCAATTGTATGCGTTCTATTATCTTCTAAGCTACCAGTTTCCTTCTTACAGCTTGGAGAAGGTGAAGAGAGTACGATTGTGTCTCTTGCTATTTTACTAGGCGTCATGCTTGTTGTAGAGGGCTTGTTGATTTCTAAAAATGCAGTAGGATATTCTACGCCGAAGATTAGGAAGGGTAAGCGCGGGTTAAAGATTGGTTTACACGAATCAAAGCGTTTGTGGATCGTGCCTATTTTTATTCTTGTACCAGGTGATGCAGTAACGCAGTTTATTTCATGGTGGCCTGTCGTTTCAATCGGTTCAGATACCTATTCTCTATTCCTCGTTCCATTTTTAATTGGATTTATGAGAAAGATTAGAAGCTATGAGCCAACGGAAGCTTTATTATTTACAGGAAGACGTGTCTACGGATTAGCAGGAATTGTACTTGTTTTAGGAATCGCAAGTTATTGGTGGCACGTACTTGCCATTATCGCAATGGGAGTCGCAATGCTTGGGCGTTTCACAATTTCCATGCAAGAAAAAATTGCGGATGAGACAAGACCGGCGTACTTCGCTGCACGTAATGATGGACTTGTTGTATTAGATACAATCCCGAATACAATTGGGGCAGAGCTGAATTTACTGCCTGGAGAAGTAATTACGAAAGTAAATGGAGTCATTCCAGGAAGCGCTGAGGAATTTTATGATGCGCTTCAAACGAAGACGACAGGAGCATTTTGTAAGTTAGAAGTATTAGATACAAATGGAGAGCTTCGTCTTGCTCAAACGGCATTATACGCCGGAGGACATCACGAATTAGGAATTGTGTTTGTTCAGCAGGAGCATGAGTGGGATTCAGAAGCGATGTAA
- a CDS encoding S41 family peptidase has protein sequence MPFATPPVCFGKGNSALKRRVAIIGMVVAFLIGAGGMFAGMSLFGVNPAEVTQTISSGNASTAQGNLAKINEAYALIDSRYVEDVKDDKLVEGAIQGMLSTLKDPYSTYMDKETAKQFSESLDPELEGIGAEVNKTDGKLIIVSPIKGSPAEKIGIKPNDQILSVDGNSVKDLSREEAVLKIRGKKGTTVAIEIKRTGVADPIVFKIKREKIPIFTVFSSVKQESGKDIGYMQITSFAENTAKEFKDQLKELEKKNIKGLVIDVRGNPGGYLNSVEEILGEIMTDKKPMLQVEQRNGEKKKFSTELKEKKPYPISVLIDNGSASASEILAGALKEGEGYDLIGEKTFGKGTVQQAVPFKDGSNIKLTMFKWLTPDGNWIHKKGIAPTVEVKQPDYYHATPIQIEKTLSYNSNDVQVKHAQEMLKSLGYVPGREDGYFSKETESALKAFQNANEMEATGQLDKKTAEAIQTKIIEKIRSGENDLQLQSALKLIAK, from the coding sequence ATGCCTTTTGCTACACCACCTGTGTGTTTTGGAAAGGGGAATTCCGCATTGAAACGTAGAGTTGCAATTATTGGAATGGTTGTTGCATTTTTAATTGGTGCTGGCGGAATGTTTGCAGGTATGTCTTTATTTGGGGTTAACCCAGCAGAAGTAACGCAAACAATTTCGAGTGGAAACGCTAGCACCGCGCAAGGGAATTTGGCAAAAATTAATGAGGCGTATGCACTAATTGATTCACGTTATGTGGAAGACGTGAAGGATGACAAGTTAGTCGAAGGTGCAATACAAGGCATGTTGTCTACGCTGAAGGACCCTTATTCCACGTATATGGATAAAGAAACGGCTAAACAGTTTAGTGAATCACTTGATCCTGAGCTAGAGGGGATCGGGGCTGAGGTGAACAAAACGGACGGTAAGCTTATTATCGTATCTCCAATTAAAGGCTCACCGGCAGAAAAGATTGGAATTAAACCGAATGACCAAATTTTATCTGTAGATGGAAATAGTGTGAAAGATTTATCACGTGAAGAAGCAGTATTAAAGATTCGTGGTAAAAAAGGAACGACTGTCGCGATTGAAATTAAGCGTACAGGAGTAGCTGATCCGATTGTATTTAAAATTAAGCGTGAAAAAATTCCAATCTTCACAGTGTTTAGTTCTGTGAAACAAGAGAGTGGAAAAGATATCGGTTATATGCAAATCACTTCTTTTGCTGAAAATACGGCGAAAGAATTTAAGGATCAGTTAAAAGAGTTAGAGAAGAAAAATATCAAAGGCTTAGTTATTGATGTGCGTGGTAATCCTGGTGGCTACTTAAATAGTGTAGAAGAGATACTAGGGGAAATTATGACGGATAAAAAGCCGATGCTACAAGTAGAGCAACGAAATGGTGAGAAAAAGAAATTCTCTACGGAACTGAAAGAGAAAAAGCCATATCCAATTTCAGTATTAATTGATAACGGAAGTGCTTCTGCTTCAGAGATTTTAGCGGGTGCGCTAAAAGAGGGAGAAGGATACGATTTAATTGGTGAAAAAACGTTTGGTAAAGGTACTGTTCAGCAAGCCGTTCCATTTAAAGATGGCAGCAACATTAAATTAACGATGTTTAAATGGTTAACACCGGATGGAAACTGGATTCATAAAAAAGGAATCGCGCCAACAGTAGAAGTTAAGCAACCAGATTATTATCATGCGACACCAATTCAAATTGAAAAAACACTTTCATACAATTCAAATGATGTGCAAGTAAAACATGCGCAAGAAATGCTTAAGAGCTTAGGATATGTACCGGGGCGTGAAGATGGATACTTTAGTAAAGAGACAGAATCAGCGCTGAAAGCATTCCAAAATGCGAATGAGATGGAAGCGACGGGACAGCTGGATAAAAAGACAGCTGAGGCGATTCAAACTAAAATTATTGAAAAAATCCGTTCTGGAGAAAATGATCTACAATTACAGTCTGCATTAAAATTAATAGCGAAATAA
- the ftsX gene encoding permease-like cell division protein FtsX, with the protein MKAKTLSRHLREGVKNLSRNGWMTFASVSAVTVTLLLVGVFLTAIMNMNHFATKVEQDVEIRVHIDPAAKEADQKKLEDDMSKIAKVESIKYSSKEEELKRLIKSLGDSGKTFELFEQDNPLKNVFIVKAKEPTDTATIAKKIEKMQFVSNVQYGKGQVEKLFDTVKTGRNIGIALIAGLLFTAMFLISNTIKITIYARSTEIEIMKLVGATNWFIRWPFLLEGLFLGVLGSIIPIGLILVTYNSLQSVFNEKLGGTIFELLPYSPFVFQLAGLLVLIGALIGMWGSVMSIRRFLKV; encoded by the coding sequence ATGAAGGCTAAGACCCTTAGTCGACATTTGCGAGAAGGTGTAAAGAATCTATCACGTAACGGATGGATGACATTTGCTTCTGTTAGTGCAGTAACAGTTACATTATTACTTGTAGGTGTCTTTTTAACAGCGATAATGAATATGAACCATTTTGCGACGAAAGTAGAGCAAGATGTAGAAATTCGTGTACACATTGATCCAGCAGCAAAAGAAGCTGATCAAAAGAAATTAGAAGATGATATGAGTAAGATTGCGAAAGTAGAATCTATTAAATATTCTTCTAAAGAAGAAGAGCTAAAACGCTTAATTAAAAGCTTAGGTGATAGCGGAAAAACGTTTGAGTTATTTGAACAAGATAACCCACTTAAAAACGTATTCATTGTAAAAGCAAAAGAACCAACAGATACAGCGACAATCGCGAAAAAGATTGAAAAAATGCAGTTTGTAAGTAATGTTCAATATGGTAAAGGCCAAGTTGAAAAATTATTTGATACTGTAAAAACAGGACGTAATATCGGGATTGCGTTAATTGCAGGTCTTTTATTCACAGCGATGTTCTTAATCTCTAATACAATTAAAATTACAATTTATGCTCGTAGTACAGAAATCGAAATTATGAAACTGGTAGGTGCGACAAACTGGTTTATTCGTTGGCCGTTCTTATTAGAGGGGTTATTCCTAGGAGTATTAGGATCAATTATTCCAATTGGCTTAATTCTAGTTACGTATAATTCACTACAAAGTGTGTTTAACGAAAAACTTGGCGGAACAATTTTCGAACTTCTACCATACAGTCCTTTCGTATTCCAATTAGCTGGTTTACTAGTGTTAATCGGGGCTTTAATCGGTATGTGGGGAAGTGTAATGTCAATTCGTCGCTTCTTAAAAGTATAA